The Erigeron canadensis isolate Cc75 chromosome 4, C_canadensis_v1, whole genome shotgun sequence genome window below encodes:
- the LOC122596448 gene encoding uncharacterized protein LOC122596448 isoform X1 has translation MFFVDVAAILASVSTVVAVDVSWRDKKLLSGVSSTSSDVLDPCLMNNHPLASISNTENKNISPVGINHQKEFLSLTRQEYMEKIRELNDRLDMVKNIARPGCSYELLNTALCYMSSLVTILSEMPQKLHASL, from the exons ATGTTTTTTGTTGATGTGGCAGCTATATTAGCCAGTGTGTCAACCGTGGTG GCTGTTGATGTTAGTTGGCGAGATAAGAAGTTACTGTCTGGTGTGTCATCAACATCAAGTGATGTCTTAGATCCTTGCCTTATGAATAATCATCCACTAGCCAG CATATCAAATACAGAAAATAAGAACATATCACCAGTTGGCATCAACCATCAGAAGGAATTTTTGAGTTTAACAAGGCAGGAGTACATGGAGAAGATAAGAGAGCTCAATGATAGACTTGATATG GTGAAGAATATAGCAAGACCAGGGTGTTCCTATGAGTTATTGAACACAGCCTTGTGTTACATGTCCTCACTTGTCACTATTCTTTCTGAGATGCCACAAAAACTTCATGCATCACTTTGA
- the LOC122596448 gene encoding uncharacterized protein LOC122596448 isoform X2, with protein MAMETPAVDVSWRDKKLLSGVSSTSSDVLDPCLMNNHPLASISNTENKNISPVGINHQKEFLSLTRQEYMEKIRELNDRLDMVKNIARPGCSYELLNTALCYMSSLVTILSEMPQKLHASL; from the exons ATGGCGATGGAAACCCCG GCTGTTGATGTTAGTTGGCGAGATAAGAAGTTACTGTCTGGTGTGTCATCAACATCAAGTGATGTCTTAGATCCTTGCCTTATGAATAATCATCCACTAGCCAG CATATCAAATACAGAAAATAAGAACATATCACCAGTTGGCATCAACCATCAGAAGGAATTTTTGAGTTTAACAAGGCAGGAGTACATGGAGAAGATAAGAGAGCTCAATGATAGACTTGATATG GTGAAGAATATAGCAAGACCAGGGTGTTCCTATGAGTTATTGAACACAGCCTTGTGTTACATGTCCTCACTTGTCACTATTCTTTCTGAGATGCCACAAAAACTTCATGCATCACTTTGA